The following are encoded together in the Lathyrus oleraceus cultivar Zhongwan6 chromosome 3, CAAS_Psat_ZW6_1.0, whole genome shotgun sequence genome:
- the LOC127127495 gene encoding pentatricopeptide repeat-containing protein At3g09060 has translation MNSSNKQCILQLRLGPRREMVDLPKSLSPRRLLKLLESQQNLTSALQLFHAATRLPNYTHSADVFLHILRRMTPDPILLHSHAPHIVQTIQKTQNFICPEDIPLTLLKAYAKTSMPDQALKIFQNMGRVFGCKPGVRSFNTLLNAFAESHQWDRAGKFFAYFETAGVSPNVQTYNVLMKVLCKKGEFQKARKLVTWMWSVGLKPDRFTYGTLIGLFVKSRDLNTALEVFDEMSERGVEPDVTCYNIIIDGFFKMGDFFKGKEMWERLLRVETVFPNVVSYNIMISGLCRCGRFKESLEIWERMKMNDWKHDVFTYSALIHGLSEAGDLDGAKRVYKEMVLRGVKADVVTCNAMLNGLCKAGKVDESFVLWEEMGKCGSRNVGSYNVFLKGLFDNGKVDEAMNLWEVDCCVESATYGILVHGLCKNGHVNKALRVLEDAENRGGDVDAFAYSSMISGLCREGRLDEAAEVLNLTDKRGCRLNPHVYNALIDGFIKHYKVDSAIQVFKEMSTKGCSPNVVSYNILINGFCRAERFPEAYHCVEEMLERGWKPNIITYSTLIDGLCQGKMNENDTALRLCYQFLAKGFKPDITMHNIVIHRLCSSGKVKYALQLYWMMRKRNCVNLVTHNTIMEGFYKVGDCEKASKIWAQISEDGLKPDIISYNITLNGLCACGRVTDAVRHLNDALAHGVIPTAITWNILVRAVIFFGEST, from the coding sequence ATGAACAGTTCAAATAAGCAATGCATCCTCCAACTTCGTTTAGGTCCTCGCCGCGAAATGGTGGACCTTCCCAAATCCCTCTCTCCTCGCCGTCTCCTCAAACTCCTCGAGTCCCAACAGAACCTCACCTCCGCCCTCCAACTCTTCCACGCCGCCACACGTCTCCCAAACTACACCCACTCCGCCGACGTCTTCCTCCACATCCTCCGTCGCATGACCCCCGACCCCATCCTTCTCCATTCCCACGCCCCCCACATCGTTCAAACCATCCAAAAAACTCAAAACTTCATCTGCCCTGAAGATATCCCTCTCACTCTCTTGAAAGCCTATGCTAAAACCTCAATGCCAGATCAAGCACTGAAAATCTTTCAAAACATGGGTCGGGTTTTCGGGTGTAAACCTGGTGTTCGCTCGTTCAATACACTCCTTAATGCTTTTGCTGAATCCCATCAATGGGACCGGGCGGGAAAGTTTTTCGCGTATTTTGAAACTGCGGGTGTTTCTCCTAACGTGCAGACTTATAATGTCTTGATGAAGGTTCTGTGTAAGAAGGGTGAGTTTCAGAAGGCGAGGAAGTTGGTAACGTGGATGTGGAGTGTGGGTTTGAAGCCTGATAGGTTTACTTACGGAACTTTGATAGGTTTGTTTGTGAAAAGCCGTGATTTGAATACTGCATTGGAAGTGTTTGATGAAATGTCTGAACGAGGTGTTGAGCCTGATGTTACTTGTTATAACATTATTATTGATGGGTTTTTTAAAATGGGTGATTTTTTTAAGGGTAAGGAGATGTGGGAGAGGTTGTTGAGGGTGGAAACGGTTTTTCCGAATGTTGTTAGTTATAATATCATGATTAGTGGGTTGTGTAGGTGTGGGAGGTTTAAGGAGAGTTTGGAGATATGGGAGAGGATGAAGATGAATGATTGGAAGCATGATGTTTTTACTTATAGTGCTTTGATTCATGGGTTGAGTGAGGCTGGGGATTTGGATGGTGCTAAAAGGGTTTATAAGGAGATGGTTTTGAGAGGGGTTAAAGCTGATGTTGTTACTTGTAATGCAATGCTTAATGGTTTGTGTAAAGCTGGGAAGGTTGATGAGAGTTTTGTACTGTGGGAGGAGATGGGGAAGTGTGGTTCGCGAAATGTAGGAAGTTATAATGTATTTCTTAAAGGGTTGTTTGATAATGGGAAGGTGGATGAAGCAATGAATCTGTGGGAGGTGGATTGTTGTGTAGAGTCAGCTACTTATGGAATATTGGTTCATGGTTTGTGTAAGAATGGGCATGTGAATAAGGCTTTGCGGGTGTTGGAAGACGCTGAAAATAGAGGCGGTGATGTGGATGCCTTTGCATACTCGTCAATGATAAGTGGTTTGTGCAGAGAAGGAAGATTGGATGAAGCGGCTGAAGTTTTGAATTTGACAGATAAGCGTGGATGTAGACTGAACCCTCATGTCTATAATGCACTCATCGATGGGTTTATAAAACATTACAAAGTTGACAGTGCTATTCAAGTCTTTAAGGAAATGAGCACCAAAGGTTGCTCACCTAATGTTGTGTCTTATAATATTCTTATTAATGGATTTTGTAGAGCAGAAAGATTTCCCGAGGCATACCATTGCGTTGAGGAAATGTTGGAGAGAGGGTGGAAACCAAATATTATCACATACAGCACGTTGATAGATGGTCTTTGTCAGGGCAAGATGAACGAGAACGACACGGCACTTAGGCTGTGTTATCAGTTTCTTGCAAAGGGTTTTAAGCCTGATATTACAATGCATAACATTGTTATCCATAGACTTTGTTCTTCTGGTAAAGTGAAATATGCTTTGCAGTTATATTGGATGATGAGAAAGAGAAACTGTGTTAATCTTGTTACACATAATACCATTATGGAGGGTTTTTACAAAGTTGGGGACTGTGAAAAGGCATCAAAGATTTGGGCTCAAATCTCAGAAGATGGGCTAAAACCTGACATCATCTCATATAATATTACTCTTAATGGACTCTGCGCTTGTGGTAGAGTAACAGATGCAGTTAGGCATCTAAATGATGCTTTGGCTCATGGTGTTATACCAACTGCTATTACATGGAACATACTAGTCAGAGCTGTGATTTTTTTTGGTGAATCAACTTGA
- the LOC127131142 gene encoding uncharacterized mitochondrial protein AtMg00810-like: MIAQIYVDDIMFGGMSNQMVQHFVRQMQSEFEMSLIGELAYFLGLQVKQMDDIIFISQSKYAKSILKKFGMENASHQRKHAPTHLKLTKDEKGVNMDQILYRSMIGSLLYLTSSMPDIIFVVGVYDRYQSEPKMSHITQVKRILKYINGTSYYGMLFSHNANSLLTGYYDAY, from the coding sequence atgatagctcaaatatatgttgatgacattatgTTTGGAGGGATGTCAAACCAGATGGTACAACATTTTGTCAGGcagatgcaatctgaatttgaaatgagtcttaTTGGAGAACTGGCATACTTTCTTGGGCTCCAAGTCAAACAAATGGATGACATTATCTTCAtctctcaaagcaagtatgctaAGAGTATATTGAAGAAGTTTGGGATGGAAAATGCTAgtcatcaaaggaaacatgcaccAACTCACTTGAAACTGACTAAAGATGAAAAAGGTGTAAATATGGATCAAATTCTATATAGGAGTATGATTGGTAGTCTGTTGTATCTTACATCTAGCATGCCTGACATTATATTTGTTGTAGGAGTTTATGATAGATATCAGTCTGAACCCAAAATGAGTCATATTActcaagtgaaaaggatcctAAAGTACATCAATGGAACTAGTTACTATGGAATGTTGTTTTCTCATAATGCAAACTCCCTGCTTACAGGATACTATGATGCATATTAG